Proteins encoded together in one Amblyomma americanum isolate KBUSLIRL-KWMA chromosome 1, ASM5285725v1, whole genome shotgun sequence window:
- the LOC144094835 gene encoding uncharacterized protein LOC144094835 — MTPAKRTQTAFLLCTALLLLSTGRATVAATFPGAYFYPRAYLSGPAQPTASPSTQHQFYAASSPVATTGSSKGGTTYVIRSLREGEMIKPETTSMAGGFDAYASSPVLSAAFPNYERHFNFVRPYLSGPVVAPWHFVH; from the exons ATGACGCCAGCG AAAAGAACACAGACGGCCTTCCTGCTCTgcactgcgctgctgctgctgtctacGGGCAGAGCAACCGTGGCGGCCACATTTCCGGGCGCATACTTCTACCCGCGGGCGTACCTGAGCGGGCCCGCGCAACCCACGGCGAGCCCCAGCACCCAGCACCAGTTCTACGCCGCCAGCAGTCCCGTGGCGACCACCGGCAGCAGCAAGGGGGGCACGACGTACGTCATTCGCTCCCTCCGCGAGGGCGAGATGATCAAGCCGGAGACGACTTCCATGGCGGGCGGATTCGACGCGTACGCAAGCAGCCCGGTGCTCTCGGCGGCGTTCCCTAATTACGAACGGCACTTCAACTTTGTCAGGCCTTATCTCTCGGGCCCAGTGGTGGCCCCGTGGCACTTCGTCCACTGA